CATCGAGCGGGTCCTGAACCCGCAGCAGGGCGCCCCCGGCCGGACCAGCGTCGCCACCATCGACCACGTCGACGCGCTGGATCCCTATACCGTCAACGTCGTCACCAAGACGCCCTTCCCGCTGCTGCCGGTGCGGATGAGCCCCGGGCACTGCGGCACGGTCGGCATCGTCCCGCCCAAGTACGTCGCCCAGGTCGGCGATGCCGGGTTCGCGGTCAAGCCGGTCGGGACCGGGCCCTACAAGCTGGTGGAGTGGATCAAGGACGAGCGCCTCGTGCTGGAGGCCAACAAGGACTACCACCGCGGCGCGCCGGCCATCGAGCGACTGGTCTTCCGCCCGGTGCCGGAGCTCACGACGCGGGTGGCCGCCCTGCTGTCGGGCCAGGCCGACCTCGTCAGCGACGTCCCGCCCGACCAGGTCGCCAAGATCAAGGCCAGCGGCGTCGCCCGGATCGAGGTGAGCACGCTCGGCGGCTTCGTCATCATGGTGAAGATGACAAACTACCTCATGCCCGGTCCCTGGCAGGACGCGCGCGTGCGCCGCGCCATCAACCTGGCCGTCGACATGGACACCATCATCAAGACCGTGCTCGAGGGCTACGGCCAGGTGCTGGGGGTGCCGCTCGAGAAGGAGGCGTTCGGCTTCAACCCGAGCGTGAAGTGGTGGGGGTACGACCCGGAGCGCGCCAAGGCCCTCCTGCGGGAGGCCGGTTATCCGAACGGCTTCGAGATGACGCTTCACGCGCCGAATCGGCGCTACATGAACGACATCGAGGTGATGCAGGCCATCGCCTCCATGCTGGGCAAAGTGGGGATCAAGGCTCACGTGCAGGTGTGGGAGCAGAGCATCTACACGACCAAGTGGCGGAAGCGCGAGCTCCTGCCCGCCTACATGACGGCGTGGGGCGGCGCCGGGATCTTCGACGGCGACCTGCTGGTCAACTCGCTTCACTCGAAGTCGGCCCTGGCCATCCACAAGAACGAGGATCTGGACCGGATCCTGGAGCAGGCCCAGGGCTCGAACGACCCCGAGCGGCGGAAAGCGCTCTACGGGAAAGCGCAGGAGATGATCTACGAGGACGCGCCGATCATCAAGGCGTACCAGCAGGCGCACATCTTCGGCATCAGCAACCGGCTCGACTGGAGCCCCTGGATCGACAACATGCTCTTCCTCTACGACGCCAGGCTCAAGTAGGCGACCGCCTCGTGTGACCGCTCCCGCGGCGGAGCCCCTCACGGCTCGGGCGCCGGGCTACGGGCTGGCCGTCGAACGGGCTACAATGAGGCCACATCGTGATCGGGGCGAGCGAGCATTCCCGAGAGCCTGACGCCGAGGTCTCCGGC
The sequence above is a segment of the Candidatus Methylomirabilota bacterium genome. Coding sequences within it:
- a CDS encoding ABC transporter substrate-binding protein: MKPMRIGWRWIGGLSLGLSVLLALSLPGLSPAQPKPVVVVQSGEAATLDWHMHCDKNAHEPDRQIFDTLLRRNLKTLQLEGNLAESWRLLNDTTWQFKLRRGVKFHNGEPFDAAAVKFSIERVLNPQQGAPGRTSVATIDHVDALDPYTVNVVTKTPFPLLPVRMSPGHCGTVGIVPPKYVAQVGDAGFAVKPVGTGPYKLVEWIKDERLVLEANKDYHRGAPAIERLVFRPVPELTTRVAALLSGQADLVSDVPPDQVAKIKASGVARIEVSTLGGFVIMVKMTNYLMPGPWQDARVRRAINLAVDMDTIIKTVLEGYGQVLGVPLEKEAFGFNPSVKWWGYDPERAKALLREAGYPNGFEMTLHAPNRRYMNDIEVMQAIASMLGKVGIKAHVQVWEQSIYTTKWRKRELLPAYMTAWGGAGIFDGDLLVNSLHSKSALAIHKNEDLDRILEQAQGSNDPERRKALYGKAQEMIYEDAPIIKAYQQAHIFGISNRLDWSPWIDNMLFLYDARLK